aatataattattaaagaagTTATATTTGTATTACTTTCCTACCAGATAGTACTGAAAAATGTGCCcagcaatttttatttttcttctgaaGGTCTGATAAACAAAGCAAGGCAAAgaaagaattttatatttattttctcatccctttttaatttcttttttattttattttggagagTTAAAATGTagaattattaataattaaatggtTGTTTACCGAGAAAAAGTACGGACtattagaaataatattatttatttatttaatatataaataatattcttgatttgattattattctaataaaaagatttaataaatactttttttttcctcaaagttgcattgaattaaaaaagaaaatacaagaggaGTTTGGGGGACCCTAACAAAAACCCTTCACAAAAATTACAATGCATACAttaggaaataaaataaaaatgggcGATGGAACCAATAAATTGGACTCAAACCTAGAGGATCGCTGCAATAGCGATTTTAAAATCCAATTGGTGGAATTGTCGAATGCAGCTGTGAAAGCAATATTGCAACCATCTGGTCTGGAGTCGTTGATGAAGGTCTTCACGTCATTTTGCAGAAACATAGTCGGATAGTTAGAATCAGACAGTCTGATCGTTGTCGATCTTTCAGAGATACAGAGTTAGCATTTGTGCTACACACTTCGATGCAGACGGAGCCTAGGGACTAGTGTTCAAAGAATCCAAAAGTGGAGAGTCCAGTTATGTCGCGTGTGTGGTGGTAGATGGCCAGAAAACGCGCCAATGTGTAAGAAAGCCGCAAGGCTTTGGCAGCGCGTATGGATCACGTGACGATCGTTTAGCTACTCCTCCATTGAGGTTTTGAAGATTGGCAATTGGCGAACACACTGGGGGGACACGTTTCGCATTTTGTCAGCTAGAAAGTGACAAATTGGACATGTTTGATCTAgttgaaaaaagagaggaaaaaactaaaagaaaacatACCAGAGAAACAAAGCGGAAAACAAACTAAGTAGCAGCTCAAGAGGAGGAGAATGAGGAGTAAGTCTCTCCTTTGATGAGAGTTTAGCTGTGTGAGGTCAAGATTTTggagggtgagagagagagagagagtaagagagagagagagggggaggaagggctttttttatttaataaataccTAGTTAAATAGCTAGGTATCTTCAAagtttaagatgaaaaaaatgaaaattttagttatttatattatatcttaacaccCTCTTACACGGGTGTGATAAACCCTCTCTCAATAAGGAGATCTTACacgtaaaatgttttattatccAATATCCCATGATagaattttaattgaaaaaagagaaaagaagaaggagaatgagagagaaactTTCAagactatatatttattattctcaatGAATTGAATAGAAAATATAGGTTCTATTTATAAGGAAACTATATAGAATAAGATAagctaattaaatatattaaaactaAATCTCTTAACAATACAAGGGACTGGAGCACTGCAGGACTGATACTCCAAGACATCAAAGCAGAAATCAGAAACTTCCCAACTTGGTCTTTTCATCATGTCTCTAGAATATCTAACTGTATTGCCCATAGCTTAGCAAAGGATGCTGTAAAACTCTCTGAGGAGAGCATTTCTTTGGAGGGAGTCCCTCCTTGTATCCAACATTTGCCATAGTAAAGAGGAACAAGATTGActattcaaaaaaagaaaaaaaaatacaaagattttaataaatattaacattAGGCCATGTTTGGATTCACAtatgatttcatttcatctcatttcatcattataatttttttaaaatttcacacaaaatataataaacaatttaacttttttaaattataaaataataataatattaaaaaatactattctagcagtattttattcaactaatctaaactcatctcatctgattccatctcatttcatatcatctatTTCCATTATCCAAACCTGCCACTCTTTTGATTAGGATaataatcacataaaaaatttcattcaatATTATCtgtaatacataaaataaaatatttttatttttttttccttaaaattttctgataacaaaagcaagataaaattaaaaattaaaaaaaataaaaaataaaaaataaaaagagaaatataagaAGATTAGAGAAGTACAAGTGAACGTgcacatttaattttttgacaACTGCTAGAGTATTaagcagtgttttaaattttgtaccgtaccggccggtacggccgaaatttttcgtttcggccgtccggccggtacaggtactatgtctgtttcgtaccggcctgaatttcagccggtaccggccgattttttggcctgtatttttttttttttttcattttttcaaactacatgcttattttttaacccccaattcagactagactatttataatttatatatatatgtatttatatataatttatttatatatagactattattttggaatataatttttatatatatttatatatataatttattcatatatcaactatCCTGAAACGTTATCTCGAAACGCTATTCTGAAATAATATcagtatcaaaatatttcgttacAGTACCTTGATCGATACGGCGTCTGACATGGCATTCAAAATATTGGTATTAAGGTACTGTGACTCAGTCGCCATTCTTTAAACCTAAAAATGAAGTCAACGCCTCGCACATTtctctctccaaaaaaaaaaagaaaagctaaaaatatattattcctTTATCCAAATTTACGAACTTTTCATTGGggttggcttttttttttttttttttttataatatataattagttaatcgTTATTGGGATTGTGCTGAGTTGCCTTTAATCGTTATTGGTTGAGAGAGGAAGTCGACAGAAGGAAGGGAGGGAGGCATGGAACGGAGACCAAAAACAAAACcgctaaaaaagaaagaaaagactgcaaaccagagagagagagagagagagagagaggcgtggAGACGGAAAGTAGAGGACACAGCTCAAggaaaggaggaaagaaagagagagaaacgtGAAGAAAAGAACCctatacccaaaaaaaaaaaaaaaaaaactgtagcTGCAAAATTGCAAGGAGAGAACTCAACGAAAGCAAGAAgacaaacagaaagaaaaactaaaaaaccaGACGTTGTTTCCTATCTTCTCTCGCACGCAAATAGTTTATAATTCTCCCTCTCTTTAAGAAGACTTGTCGTTTGACGTTGaattggctctctctctctctctctctaagagtTTTTCCTCTCTcgtttattttctctttttaattcgTTTTCTCTGTCCCCCTCACCGACCTCTTTTCTTTCCGGGAAGGCGCGGAATTCCACTCGTCCAAATTACTTTCAAACTTGGGCTTCGACAGAGTTGTAGGTTGGTGAGGATGGATCTCAGCCTCAGGCCGCTGGCTTATTTGGTGCTGCTGTTTCtggcttcttcttcatctttcatTGCCGTTCATGTTGTTACAGCCAACGTGGTGTTCCCAGTGCAGCACATGTTTAAAGGCCAGGAAAGGAACTTGAGTGCATTCAAAGCCCATGACATACGCCGTCACGGTAGATTGCTCTATGATGTGGATCTGAAATTGGGTGGCAATGGAAAACCTTCCGAAACTGGGTTGGCTCCTTGGCTTCTTTTGAGTTTTAATTCTGGGTTTCTTTAAAATTCTTTCTTCATGAATTTTGggttttttactttcttttcatttctttatgtTCCTTCCATCAGGGATGATAGCTCTGTTTTCTTTGTTGAAAATTCATTTGCTTATAGATTTTGggctttcttttttcccttaatGATCATTAGTCATTACAATTCTCATCAATACTTATTTAagcttttaatctttttatttggaGATGGTTTAGGTTgtattcaaatttcatttgaatttgtgattttagctttctttctttctttctattttcgtTTTTGCTGATCTTGTTTGTAATTGATTTCTTggaaatttctcatttttttcttcttgttatttACTTTAGATAGTTAATGATTGATATTACTACTGATTTGAATTTTATgtctaaaatttcattttatatgtgCTTGTGAGACTTAATATGCTCAGATTCAATCTCTATCTATCAATTATGGCTACTGGGTTTTCTGGTTAATTTAAGATACAGCTATTGGATTGTTGGAGGGCTATTTTtgtcattgatttttttatgttctttgttttttatttttatctttttcagtTATGGTCTTGAGGTGTACAGTTTTTTTGTGATGTTATATGTACTCGCTACATTTCATCTGctaataatttctattagttttTGGTCTCTAGGATTATTGACTTTAGATTTAAAATAGCTCGTCATCTGGTATTGGTTTTCTGTGACTGgatgaattgtaattttaatgttaactttataattctgaTGAAACTTGGGTACCATTTGCTCCTTTGTATATGCACCGGTTCTTTAATTGTCAGAATGCAATagctcttttaattttttggtctTAGTATGGAACTTTTTCCCTCATCTCCATTTAAAATGACTcgttatacttataaaaaaaagtatggagCTTTTTAAGGttaacaatttctttttcagtCCATCTCAAACTCgttattttctcttttgaatAAACTCTTATGTTGCTGTTGTTTTGATGCGGTGAGAGATAGAAATTCAGCCTAGTTGAGCTTTGTAGTTGCTCAAGGCTGAACTAACCTAGTCCCTGTAGAATTAGACgtaaaaattcaaagaaattttTTCGTCTTTCTACATGTGCCATTGTATATGATTCGCAAAATGGACACATACACATCACCTAGCAGAACAAGCTAAAAAAGGAGCGTGTTTTCATATTTCCTTTTGCATGGTTTACTTGGTTGCTATAGGCTGTACTTTGCTAAAATTGGGATTGGGTCTCCTCCAAAGGACTATTATGTGCAAGTGGATACAGGAAGTGACATTCTTTGGGTGAACTGTATCGGCTGCATCAGGTGCCCTACGAAGAGCAGTCTCGGTGTATGTTCCTCTAACTTTTTCTTGAATTGAGTCCCTCAAATTGTTTTTGGATCACAACTACTAAGATTTTGCTCTATATTCCCTCACATGTGAACTTTATATGGAGTTTCTTAAATTATGTTGACCATTTTTTGGAACCCCATTATTATTATGATGCTTGTACTACAGATAGAACTGACCCTATACGATCCAAAGAGCTCCTCTACTTCAAGTTTGGTTACTTGTGAACAAGATTTTTGCAAATCCACATACGATGGTCCACTTCCTGGTTGCAGGCCTGACTTGCTTTGCCAATATAATGTTGCTTATGGAGATGGAAGCTCAACTTCTGGGTACTTTGTGGAGGATAATGTACAACTTGATCGAGTGACTGGAGATCATGAGGTAGCACCAGAAAATGGGAGTGTAATATTCGGGTGGGTTGTGTTTCTAATAGTATGCGTTAGTGCCAAATCATGCAGAAATTCAATTATCATATGTCATTTGTGAACTAACAGATCTGCCGCatgaatacatatataaaaagctGAACCTTAGCTATATATGGCCATGCACCTAGATATCCCGCTACTGTTTGACATATCAGCCTATATTTTTCACCACAAATGACatttattcttttgttattCCAATAATATCTGATGTACTATTCACTCAAACTAAAAACATAATGACTCAGTGCAATTTGGGTCCTTCGAAGTTTTAGTGTCAATTTATCCCTTCTGTTGAAAAACTGTCATTAACTTGGACAGAAAAAGCGCATAAAATGACATGTATGCTCCTGacatgcatgtttttttatcAGGGGCATTTGCCTCATTTATATGGTTTTTTGTCCTAGTTAAAAGTCATTTTGGCTGAAAGGGACAGACAAACACTGGAACTTTGAATTAAGGTCCCAAGTGGTATCAAGTTAAAGTTTGTGGTGTAAGTGAGAAATGAGTGGTGGTTTCTAGAGAGAATGGGctatttatcctttttttagCCTTTTCATATTCTTAGGTGATGATTAGATTTTCCCATATTTTTCCCAATATTTTTCATGATGTATTTGAGAGATATTTAAGATATCAATATTGTTTTATGCTACAGTATCAAGATATTATGATGTACTGTAAGATATCAGTGATTGAAACCATGTTCTCATCCATTTGATTTTAACTTGTTCTTAGTTCAGtgatagattatttttatgagatttatcACAAGTGTCAATTTAAGAATTCTGCtgtggatttttattttttatttttaatatgattacCTCTATTACCATCATCAATAATTGCAGTGACTATTCTAGATGTTATATAAACTTGCCTCTTATGTGATAGGTGTGGAGCTAAACAATCAGGGGAGCTTGGTTCATCTTCCGAAGCGCTGGATGGTATACTTGGTTTTGGACAAGCAAATTCATCCATGATTTCACAGCTAGCGTTGGCAGgaaaggtgaaaaaaatgtttgcACACTGCTTGGATAATACAGAAGGCGGTGGAATCTTTGCCATTGGGCAAGTGGTGCAGCCAAATGTGAACACGACTGCATTGGTACCTAATCAGTAtgtggacatttttttttccatttgttgCGATATTTTCTTGATTAGTGTTTTGTTGTGATATCTATATAGCTACTATGATTGATTGGCTTTTAGTAGTTTACAATTATGATTTAATTACAATTTATCTTTATATGTGTGGATGGTGATACCCCTAAGTATGCAGTTCAGGTTTgcctttctttttcatgttgtttgtgcttttttttttttttttttttttttttttttttttttttttttatctttttaatattttggtttCTTCTACCTTTCCTTTTGCTGTTTTTTAGGACTCGCTGcatttctttcctttgtttGCTTGGATTAATTCTTTAATGTGAACTGAGTTTTATGCAAATGGCTGTAAGCGGTAGAGATTACATGTCATTCATCCAGCAATTGCTAATTGCATGCTAGAGATTGCAATAAAAAGCTTTTGAAAGTACGAGTTCTTCATCTATATTATCATCTTGAGTAAAAAGCTTTGCAGTCCTTGGTGACAATGCAAGCAAAATGTTGGTTACATGCTAGAGACCTGACCTATGTCAACTTTCAATCAATTGAAAGATAAAGGAACGGTAGTTGAAAAAAGTGAGAAGATTGCACTCCTAATCCGACCGAAAGTTTGGAATGAGAAatggttttttaatttatgcTGGCAGAGAATGTAGTTTggagaaaatttattaatagtagaAGTCAGTAGAATGAAAAGGTTCAACCCTTGGTTAatgcttcttcttctacttttggaaaaccaaaaattttcccatatttcttttttcaattaagcATGCAAGCTATATAGgatgaaacaaataaatttttccaTTGGCATGCCTTTATAGCAGGAAGGTTTCATAAGATATTATGAATAGACTTTACATTTGAAAAGTATACATGTTGCTTGAAGTTTGGCCAAATGATTGAGAGTTTACAGTTAGGATCAAATTTATCTTGAGATCAAAGATGGAAGAATAAATATTctaggatttatttttttcaacaaaaatatccTATTGGATTTGTCAATATTTTGCTGATCTTATAGAACCATATCTCTTGCTGGATTAAAAAAACTAGGGTAAcatgagttttcttttttgttgataTGAAATTATCTGGGATATTTCAACTATTTTCTCTACGTTTTGTTGTCTGGAAGGGACAAGAAGAACATGTTATTCTTTCTTTGATGATATCAGATATCTAGTTTACCTCTAGTCAGATTTGGGTCCAAAAGAAGTTCTAAGGTCTTGCAGGATTCTTCCCCATTTGgcatctctctatctctttatGGCTTTTTGTATTGATCAATTGGTCTGATACTTCGTAGGTAGTTTCCTATTACATATGTTTCATTCTTGCTCCCACTTCCTTCTTTTGAAGGGTGCTCAAGGAATATTTCAGAAAAAATGTTTCTGCATCTGTGCATCATATTGAAGTACTTGAGAGAACAAAAACAAGCAAGGGAAAAATCTTGGACATACTCATTAGGCGTTTAGTTTGACAGATAAGGAGGCATTTATCTATCTTTAATACTACGAGACTGGAAGGATAACCGTCCCTAAAGGAAGTCCTCTTAATGGCATTTATGTCCTTCTGTGTGGCAAATATGGTAAATACGAAGCTTATTTTGAATGTTACCATATAAGCTAATAGTTATGTCTGAATAATGAGAGGTCTTAAAGTTTTAATGTCGTTCAAAgaacatttctttttatgaacAATGCTGACGCCCTTAGTAGCTGTggagtgtattttttttttttttttttgaggtttCCATGACATATCCAAAGGAGAAGTTGAACTTAGATGTTGTTTTTCGAAAAACCAGGGAAGTAGGGATGGATGTTACCTTTGAGAATCACAAAGGGGGATTGCCAAGATAAAGAAAAGGAACCACCAATGGGGATTTGAGTTATCTTGCGTCTACTTATATTTCAGATATAGATGGCAAGGGTTGATTTTCAGGCTGAGGTGTTTGTCATTCTTCAAGGCCTTAAGAATTGTCAAGTGTGGAAAGATTGAAGATGGCTTTTTAGCAATTATTAGATTGCTAGCTTGAACAATTCAGGGTTTGAGAGGTGATTCACTTGGTGTGGGAAATATCCCAAGCCTTTTCCATGATAAGCATTGTGAATGTGGAAACACATGAAGTAACATTCAGAACAATGTTTCCTACTGCAAGTAATgacttgttattttttatataggaggGGCAACCCTTGTGCTTGActcatgaaaaaagaaagattatcATTGCATAGAAGTTTCTTTCCTAATTGTAGTGTACGTGCTAGAAACAAGTCCATTTTATAGCTATCTTAGtatgatttttgaatttttatatacGTGTTGATTATTTTGCGTTTCTTTCTGAAAGGTTTTCTTAATTTCTGTATATTCTTATTTAAGGCATTAGTTTTTTATATCAAGTCCGGTGTCTGCTTATGAATTTTGTAGTAATTGTTTTCTTGTCTACAATCTTAGGGCACATTACAATGTTGTATTGAAGGATATTAAGGTGCGAGGTGAGGCTCTATCACTTCCATCAGATATATTTGAGAACGGATTTCGGAAAGGAACTATAATTGATAGCGGCACAACATTGGCTTACCTTCCAGAGGTGGTTTACGAGACCCTAGTTCCGAAGGTATGGGTTATTTCTTAACTCACACTCATTTGAGGCCTTCCTTACATGCACACATGCACAcgcatatatattcttttattttcatttcccttttctttttgtattcaGATTATGGCTCAGCAGCCTGGATTGAAATTACATACTGTTGAAGACCAGTTTACTTGTTTCCAGTACATTGGAAAGTAAGGCATCAACTGAAGCTACTcccttgaaatttttattttaggagtAACAAGTTAAGCTTTATGATCTCTCCGTAGCTAAGGGTTGAATTAAGTATGACTTTCTGTATTAATGGCTTAAGActaaatagaatattaacaCTATATAGATGAGATTAATCAGAAGTGTGCTGAAGTGACAGATTTTACATGGTACATCCCAATCGAAAATAAAAAGAGCTCAGAACTACAATCTATATTAAAAATAGAAGGATGTATGACTCAACTGTGGACTATCATTGACTGCTCTTTAGTACATTAATTACTGCTATGTGGTAAACTATAGCGAGGGTGCAATATTTTGGAGATAATTCTTTATGTAGACTCGGGGGTCATAATTATGGAAATCACCATCCTTTATCACATTCCTGAACAATAGTAATAAAAGAGATAATATTGCCATTGAAGAGTTCTGTAGTTTTACTAGAAGAGAGGAGGTTTAAAGACTGTTACACCATTTCTTTGAtagaaattagaataattttacttcCAGAAAGGAGATGATTTTTTCAGCAATCAGAACTGGAGGATGAgtatgatttattaataatgGAACATAAAAACTTTGCCAAAGTTGTGCCATCATTGTGGGTAGTGGTACAGACATCTATACTGCTTGATGTGAGGTCTTGGCTCTGAGGAAGTTGTGCAGACAAGGATAAATTCTCCCATGGGTTTTCTTAGTGACATCTTTAAAATGTATTCCTCTTTACTTTAGTATGGTCGTCTTTTCAATGCCTCCTGCAAAGTTATTAATTTTCAGTCTTTTCTTTCTATCCTTAATAACATACTAATTGTTGTaatcattctttcttttttctttaactgTTTCTTGTTGTTGCTACTGTAGGAGATGTATAATGAGGAAAGGCCTTCAGAAATGATTTTCTAGTTAAACAATATGTTTTTCACTTGATAAGCACCGGTTTAAGAATAACGGTTCTTGTAGTTCTAAGATAGATCTAGACATTTATTGCAAACTACAAATTCAAATGTATGCATTGAGGAACATGTGTTGTTATGACAATTTCAtaggtttggtttcacaaacctttGAAACCATCttattccatctcatctcaacatccaaatacctttcaaatacaaacatttttcaatttcaaattttcaaatttttcatctaatcattacctaattacaactttcccaaacttccaaacaaaacacaaaaaataattcaactttttcaaatctcaaaacaaaaataatattaaaaagttatattctaacactcttttaactttataatttttttattcaactttttctctctcctttcccaaaactccataaaaatcttaactcaaactatttcactattattcacaaattatcttactactattcacaattttctcatcttatctcatctgtgtaaccaaacgaggcttaGTCTTGTACCCTGAGGCTTTTATGGGGCAAACCTATGATGTTCTCTTTTCCTTTACTCCTGCAGTATTGATGATGGATTTCCAACCGTCGTGTTTCATTTTGAAGGTTCCCTTTCTTTGACAGCTTACCCTCATGAGTATTTATTCCAGATTCGGGTAAGTATAGTGaatgttaaattttaattagagtCTTCACTTGTTAGGTCTCATTTGGCGATTTTCTTACAGAAGTTTTACGTGAAATGCTTCAGTTCTTGTGATTTTAGTCACCATATATTGAACTAATGCTGTTATTAAATGCTCTGCCAGAATTGATTGCTAAATTGACCCTTTTCATTAGATAGATAAATCTagtagattttttatatttttatgaccCTCAGAAGTTGTAGATATCAATAAAGTATAGAtgacacgtttttttttttaatttttttttcttcaattcattCATTGTGTTACAGCGGAGATGGCTTGTTGCTTGAAATGTAAAAATTTCTAGGTTAAAACTACTTATATGATTCtgaaatgcataataacatggtggatgaaatattttataactcaatccattattttgttaattaatcTAATGATTGAGACCTATAAAATCTCATCAGATTGATGGTCATCTTTCTTGTTTGCAAAAGGAAAGCATAATGTTAGTAATACtctaaaaaggaagaaaagccCATTTATCTGTTGATCATTACTAGAATTACTATAACTTGCCAAAAAATGAGTTACTATGGTGTTCTTCAATACTAGAAATTTTATAGACCTTGTTGGAGTCTTCCGGGTTGTGATAATTTGGAATATTTTCATGTGTAGTCTACCTTGCAAGTGAGAGTTCATTGTCAAATAAACTGGGGGTTTTCCCCATTGTCAAGCACTCCTACCAGTTGTGCTATGGTTTAAATGATCAGTTCTGTTATATTTctgaaaacattatttttgcGCTATTGGTATAATCATTTCACAGGgttcacatgcatatatatacatatatacacacaggTATGTATCATGTTTTCATGACATTTTGCAGAATGATGTGTGGTGTATCGGTTGGCAAAATAGTGGGATGTCTAAGGATGGAAGCCAAATGACTCTTTTGGGAGGTGCAGTATAGAATTACATTTGGATATGAATTAAACtattgattttgttactgaacaTAGAATGTGGAATGTGCCGAGTCATCTTAACTAATGTTTTAGGAATCTGTAGTTCTTTCTGGCCAAGCACTCTTCTGGTTTTCTGTCTATACCAGAAGTTGATAAA
This genomic interval from Juglans microcarpa x Juglans regia isolate MS1-56 chromosome 4D, Jm3101_v1.0, whole genome shotgun sequence contains the following:
- the LOC121260578 gene encoding aspartic proteinase 36-like — protein: MDLSLRPLAYLVLLFLASSSSFIAVHVVTANVVFPVQHMFKGQERNLSAFKAHDIRRHGRLLYDVDLKLGGNGKPSETGLYFAKIGIGSPPKDYYVQVDTGSDILWVNCIGCIRCPTKSSLGIELTLYDPKSSSTSSLVTCEQDFCKSTYDGPLPGCRPDLLCQYNVAYGDGSSTSGYFVEDNVQLDRVTGDHEVAPENGSVIFGCGAKQSGELGSSSEALDGILGFGQANSSMISQLALAGKVKKMFAHCLDNTEGGGIFAIGQVVQPNVNTTALVPNQAHYNVVLKDIKVRGEALSLPSDIFENGFRKGTIIDSGTTLAYLPEVVYETLVPKIMAQQPGLKLHTVEDQFTCFQYIGNIDDGFPTVVFHFEGSLSLTAYPHEYLFQIRNDVWCIGWQNSGMSKDGSQMTLLGDLVLSNKLVVYDLVKQAIGWTEYNCSSSIKVKDESGAVYSVYAHNLSSASTASIRRTLTFMLLLIGMLHGFSY